The Desulfobulbaceae bacterium region CGCTCGATTTTATGGCCCTGGGGCTCGACCCGGAACGATGCATCTTTTGGGTGCAGGCGGATGTCCCGGAGGTGACCGAGTTAACCTGGATCTTGTCGACGCTGGCCCCGATGGGTCTCCTTGAGCGTTGTCACTCGTATAAGGATAAGGTTGCCAAGGGAATTGCCGCCAGTCATGGCCTGTTCTCTTACCCGGTGCTGATGGCGGCGGATATTCTCCTCTACCAGGCAGATCGGGTGCCAGTCGGTAAAGATCAGAAGCAGCATATCGAGGTGGCGCGGGACATCGCCATCAAGTTCAACAATACCTTTGGCGAGACCTTTGTCCTGCCGGAGCCGGTGATTGATGACACCGTTGCCACGGTTCCCGGTGTCGATGGGCAGAAGATGTCAAAATCGTATGGCAATACCATTAACATCTTCCAGACCGCCAAGGAGTTAAAGAAATCGGTGATGGCCATTCAGACCGATTCAACCCCGGTTGAGGACCCTAAGGACCCGGAAAAGTGTAATCTTTTTAATATCTTTAAGATGTTCGCTCCGGCTGGACGGTTGGCGGAAGTACGGGATCTCTATCTGAACGGCGGGGCGGCATATGGCTACATCAAGTTGGAACTTGTCGATTTGTTGTGGGAATTTTTTGCCGAGGCCAGGGATAGGCGGGAAGAGATGGCCAAGGACCCGGCTCAGGTGAAGGCGATCCTTGCCCGTGGTGCGGAGAAGGCCCGCGCTAAAGCGACCCCTACTCTGGATTTAGTGCGGGAACGGGTCGGCTTGAGGTATTAGCTTCGCGGTCGGGTGGGTTGGTGTTCACCCGACCATGCAAAATCCGGTTAATTCGGGATTGGCTTGCTGCCGAGGACTTTAACCTCAATGGCGGACCTTTCCGCCTCGTCGAGTTCGGAGGAGGCCCAGTCGATGAACGATTCGGTTACCCGGTGGAAGGCGCCGTTATCTTCCTTGCACTTGGGGCAGACCGATTCCGCTTGGTCTCGGTAGGCGATGACCTTGCTGGCGGGTTCGCCGTTTTTATCAACCGCCGCCATTTTTCGGCAGCCGCATTCCATTCGGATCACTGCCACGCCGATGGCGTCCGGGCTGCCTTCCATGATACCTGCAATCATGGCGTGTTCTGATTTGAGTGCTTTTCCTTTGCTATCCGGGATGGATTTTTTTTGTTTTTTCATGCTGGTGACTCCTGAATCCTTATCTTCTGACTCCTTTGTTGGTATGAGGTATTTTGCTTTTACGCGATAGCGGAGGAGATGGCCAGTTTTTTTTCGTCTTCGGGACCCTTCTGCTCAGGCGGCAAGGAGTTGAAAAAACATTGGCGGCAGGAGAGTTGATGCCTCAAGTTTTTGTTGACAAAAAAAAGGCTGTGCATTAATGGTCATGAAATTATTACGTAGTTTTTGAGCGGTGAGGAGTCCTTGCCGAGCAAGTTATTCATTTAATTTTTATGGAGGAGTTGTAATGTGGAATGTAGAAATTGATAAGGACAAATGTACCGGTGATGAAGAGTGCGTAAACGCTTGCCCAGCACAGGTTCTGGAGATGGTTGACGGTAAGGCTGAGCCTGTTAATATCGACGAGTGTCTTGGTTGCGAGACTTGCGTTGAGGTTTGTCCGTCAGGCGCTATCGTCGTAAGTGAGGCCTAATTCACGTCCGGTACGTGTATTGGGAGCAATAGGCCTGTCTCCGTCAGGGGATGGGCCTTTTTATTTTGTTATCTAGAAAATTAAGGGGTAGGCCTTGAAACCAGGCGCCTCTCTCCGTATTCATCATTTTCTTGCTGCCTCTGTCTGGAGTGTGGTTGGCATGGTCCTATTACTCAGGGGCGGACTCTTCCTGCACACTGCAGGACGGGTGTGGCTGTTGCTGCCCGCGATGGCTGTCGGGACAGCGAAGTCTTTGTTGTTATTAGACAAATCTGCGAGGGAAAACTTGCTACGCCTGTCGGCCAAGGAGGATGGCGACTGTCTTGGCGGGATCTATTCTGTTAAGATGTGGGGCTTGGTGGTGATGATGATAGGGTTGGGCTGGCTCCTCCGTCATTCCGGGCTGCCTGGTGAAATTACCGGCGCCGTGTACGGGGCGATTGGTTGGGCTTTGTTGTTCTCAAGCCGATTGGTGTGGCAACGAGCCATCCACTACCCTTCCTGAGGCGAGTGTGGGTTTGTCCTTGATATGAAAGCGCTAACCGTTGACAATGGCCAACTTCAATGACCTCGTATAATAGGGTTGTTATTGATTTAGGAGCTTTGCAGGCTAACTTTCTCGCCATTCAGGCGGCGGTCGGTCCTGGGGTCGATGTCTTGGCCATGGTTAAGTCGGATGCCTATGGCCATGGTTTGCTGCGTTCTGCGCTGTCCCTGGTCACAGTCGGCGCCACCCATTTTGGGGTGGCGGAGATTGACGAGGGGATTGCCCTGCGTCAAGCTGGCGTCAGCGGCTCCATTGTCGTTTTTCTTGGTTGGGACGGGGCGGACGAGTTGATCGACTATCGGTTGACTCCGGTGGTGTTTGATCTCGGTGTCCTTAAACGATTGTCCGCGCGGGCGGTTGCGCGCCAGGTTCGGATCGGAGTGCAGCTTAAGGTCGATGTGGGGATGGGGCGTTTTGGTATCCTGCCGGCGGAAGTTCCTTCCTTTGTGGCAGCGCTTGGGGACTTGCCTGGAATCTATCTGGCCGGGATCCTCAGTCATTTCCCCATGGCCGATTCTGATGACGGCGTGACTCGTGCGCAGAATACAATTTTTGTGCAGGTGGTGGATGCTCTCAGGAGCCAGCCTGGCATGAAAACGGGGCAGGTCCCGTCTGTTCACATCGCCAACTCGGCGGCGGTTATGGCCTGTCCTGAATCCCATCACGATCTTGTCCGGCCTGGCATTGCTCTCTACGGAGGATATCCGGCCGATGACGCAGTCTGTCGTTCTCGTCTCGCTCTTGCCCCGGTGATGTCTTTTTTAACTCGAGTGTTGCAGCTTAAGGAGGTGCCGGCGGGGTATGGGGTGAGCTATGGCCACCTGCATGTCACGACCCGGTCTACCCGTCTTGCTGTTTTACCGGTTGGCTATGCGGATGGTTATCTGCGATCATTGACCGGCCACGCTCAGGTCCTGATTCGTGGCCAGCGGGCTCCGGTGTGCGGCCGAATCTGCATGAACGCCTGTGTCGTCGATGTCTCTGCTATCCCGGAGGTATCGGTTGGTGATGAGGTCGTGCTGCTGGGCCGGCAGGAAGGACCCATGGGGGTGGGCGAGATTACTGTGGATGAGATTGCCGGATGGATGAAGACCATCCATTACGAGGTTATGTGTCTTTTCGGCAATAGCAACCAGAGGGAGTATGTCGGTGAGATGAGCGAGGCTCTGATCGCTGGCTGATCTTTTCACTGGCGAGGTTTTTTTACTGCTGTCGTTAATTTATTGTTACCTAATTTTTGATGCCGAGGTGTCGGGTGCGCAACATCTGTTGTAGTGTCCACGGGTTATTATGATCAGAGCACGAGTAAAAGAGATTGTCGATAGCTGTTTTCAGGAAGGGGTCAACCGTCAGTACTGGTCTGATGGCGCAGCTGGTTCGTATACGGTGGAACAGCCGAAGCGGGAGGGGCAGGGTGACTTGGCGACTAACCTGGCCATGATCGTTGCCGGCCGGGACAAGAAGAATCCCCGGGCCGTGGCCGCCCAATTGGTCGAACTCCTGGCTGGATCTCCCTTGTTTGACAAGGTCGAGATCGCCGGGCCGGGCTTTGTTAATTTCTTCATTAAAAAAGAGGTCTGGCAGTCGGTCTTGTCTGAGGTGTGCCGTCAGGACCAGACTTTTGGCCTCAGTCAGGTCGGGGCTGGCAAGAAGGTCTTGGTCGAGTTCGTCAGCGCCAACCCAACCGGGCCGCTCAGCGTTGGCCATGGTCGACAGGCGGTGCTGGGTGATGCTATCTGCCGTTTGCTTGCAGCGACCGGTCATCAGGTGACCCGCGAGTATTACTATAATGACGCTGGGCGTCAGATGCGGGTACTAGCGCAGTCGGTGCAGGCACGGTATCTGGAGCTGCTGGGTGAGGAAGGTCAGTTTCCTGAGGACGGCTATCAAGGCGACTATATCGTGGACATTGCCAAGGATCTGCAGGCGGAACATGGTGACACCCTGCGTGGCCAGGAGGATCTGACACCCTTTCAGCTCAAGGCGGAGCAGGCGATTTTTGCCGACATCAACGGCACCCTTGAGCGTCTCTCCATCCACTTTGATAATTATTACAACGAACATTCGCTCTATGATGAGGGCCATATCGACGATGTGGTGGCCCAGCTGCGCGCCAAGGGGCTGGTCTATGATCAGGATGGCGCAGTCTGGTTTAAAACTTCTGAATTAGGGCTGGACCAGGACCGGGTCATCATCAAGAGCACGGGTGAGCCGACTTACCGGTTGCCGGATATCGCCTACCACCGGGAGAAGTTCAAACGTGGCTTTGATTGGATGGTCAATATCTTTGGTTCCGATCATATCGCTACCGTACCCGACGTCATGGCCGGTATTCGGGCGCTGGGCTACGACGACAGCAAGGTTACGGTGGTGTTGCATCAGTTTGTGACGCTGGTAAGGGACGGGAAGCAGGTTAAGATGTCGACTCGCAAAGCAACCTTTGTCACGGTCGATGAGTTGCTTTCCGAGGTTGGTCAGGATGTGGTCCGTTTTTTCTTCCTGATGCGCAAGGCGGACAGCCAGCTTGAATTTGACCTGGGTCTTGCCACCCAGCAGAGTCAGGAGAATCCGGTCTATTACGTTCAATATGCCCATGCCAGAGTGTGCAGCATCCTTCGGCAGGCGGAGGAACGAGGGCTCCCTTTGGGTGAGATTGCGGACGCTCGGCTGGACCTGTTGGTGGAGTCGGAGGAGCTTGATCTCTTAAAAGAGATGGCGGCCTATCCGGAGTTGGTGCAGAGCGCTGCCTATGATCTTGCCCCTCATCGGATTATTTTTTATCTGCAGGACCTGGCGGGAAAATTCCATAGTTATTACAATAAGCACCGGGTCATTTCCGAGGATCAGGCCCTGACCCAGGTTCGTCTGTGGCTGATTAATGGCCTGAGAATGTCCCTGCGGAATGGTTTGGTGCTGATTGGGGTGAAAGCCCCGGAAACCATGTGACAGGCTCATGGCACGGAAGGCACCCAAAGAGAACGCCTTGGTGCGGATTGAACTGGGCATCGGCGGCTTGCTGGGCTTGGTGGTAGTTGTCTTTTGTGTTTTTCTCTGGATGTATCTTTTCGGGGTATGGACCGGGCAGTCCGGGTTGCAATCCACCTTGGCGACCGGCGACCCTCGGGAGTTGATCTCTGCGGCGACCAGAATGTTGAAGGAGTCCCCGCCGCCCCCGGTCGGGACTCCGGAGGCTGATGCCCCCGGGGGTACTACTGCTGCCGCCCCATCAGGGACACAGACGCAAACGGCAAGCCCTGCGACGATAAGCGCTGACAAGGATAAAGAGAACGCACCGTCGTTTTTCGCCATCCAGGTGGGGGCCTTCCGCGACGAGCAACGGGCCTTGAAGGCTGTGGCGCAGTGGCGAGTTCGGGATTATGACGCCTTTTACTTGAAGCCCGATGCCGAAGGAACGTTCTTCCGGGTTCTGGTGGGGCATTTTGACAGCCTGGCCGAGGCCAATACCCTGGCATCCAAGCTTGAATCCAGTGAGCAGAACAAGGTGTTTATCAGCCTCGTGTCCGAAAATCAGAAAAGTTTCCCTGCCGCCTCTCCGTGATCATGAGGAGGCAGGCTTTGACCCCTTTTAGCGTTTTTATGATAGGTGTGATATGATACGCAACGCCACCATGGGTGATATCAAGGAGATTCACTCCCTGCTCAGTCATTTTGCCGCCCAAGGCCAATTGCTGGGCCGGGCGTTGAGCGCCTTGTATGATCAATTGCGGGACTTCAAAGTCTTTGTGGCCCACGATCAGGCAGCCACCACCGGCGTATCTTCCGGTATTGTGGCCGGCTCGGCAGCGCTCCATGTCTGTTGGGAGAATCTGGCGGAGATCCGGTCGTTGGCAGTCCTTGAGCGCTTTCAGGGGCAGGATATCGGCACAAGCTTGGTCCGCTCTTGTTTGGATGAAGCGGATACTCTGGGGATCACCAAGGTGTTTACCTTGACCTATCAGCCTGGATTCTTTAAAAAACTTGGCTTTCATGAGATCGACAAAAATGAGTTGCCCCACAAGGTGTGGAGTGACTGTATTAACTGTCCGAAATTCCCCGATTGTAACGAGACTGCCTTGGTTTGGCAACGGTAAGTTGCGGTCGGTACGGGTATGTTCGGATGTATTTGGGATATATTTTTGAAGCATGTGAGGAATTTGGCCGGTGGTCTTGTGACCTTGCCGCATCTCGCACACTTCCTTCTGACTATGGAGTGATGGT contains the following coding sequences:
- the trpS gene encoding tryptophan--tRNA ligase — translated: MKTLSGIQPSGQLHIGNYFGMMLPMIKNMDQGELYAFIVNLHALTSVHDRDRIAKDTMNAALDFMALGLDPERCIFWVQADVPEVTELTWILSTLAPMGLLERCHSYKDKVAKGIAASHGLFSYPVLMAADILLYQADRVPVGKDQKQHIEVARDIAIKFNNTFGETFVLPEPVIDDTVATVPGVDGQKMSKSYGNTINIFQTAKELKKSVMAIQTDSTPVEDPKDPEKCNLFNIFKMFAPAGRLAEVRDLYLNGGAAYGYIKLELVDLLWEFFAEARDRREEMAKDPAQVKAILARGAEKARAKATPTLDLVRERVGLRY
- a CDS encoding 4Fe-4S dicluster domain-containing protein produces the protein MWNVEIDKDKCTGDEECVNACPAQVLEMVDGKAEPVNIDECLGCETCVEVCPSGAIVVSEA
- the alr gene encoding alanine racemase, with the translated sequence MTSYNRVVIDLGALQANFLAIQAAVGPGVDVLAMVKSDAYGHGLLRSALSLVTVGATHFGVAEIDEGIALRQAGVSGSIVVFLGWDGADELIDYRLTPVVFDLGVLKRLSARAVARQVRIGVQLKVDVGMGRFGILPAEVPSFVAALGDLPGIYLAGILSHFPMADSDDGVTRAQNTIFVQVVDALRSQPGMKTGQVPSVHIANSAAVMACPESHHDLVRPGIALYGGYPADDAVCRSRLALAPVMSFLTRVLQLKEVPAGYGVSYGHLHVTTRSTRLAVLPVGYADGYLRSLTGHAQVLIRGQRAPVCGRICMNACVVDVSAIPEVSVGDEVVLLGRQEGPMGVGEITVDEIAGWMKTIHYEVMCLFGNSNQREYVGEMSEALIAG
- a CDS encoding arginine--tRNA ligase, with protein sequence MIRARVKEIVDSCFQEGVNRQYWSDGAAGSYTVEQPKREGQGDLATNLAMIVAGRDKKNPRAVAAQLVELLAGSPLFDKVEIAGPGFVNFFIKKEVWQSVLSEVCRQDQTFGLSQVGAGKKVLVEFVSANPTGPLSVGHGRQAVLGDAICRLLAATGHQVTREYYYNDAGRQMRVLAQSVQARYLELLGEEGQFPEDGYQGDYIVDIAKDLQAEHGDTLRGQEDLTPFQLKAEQAIFADINGTLERLSIHFDNYYNEHSLYDEGHIDDVVAQLRAKGLVYDQDGAVWFKTSELGLDQDRVIIKSTGEPTYRLPDIAYHREKFKRGFDWMVNIFGSDHIATVPDVMAGIRALGYDDSKVTVVLHQFVTLVRDGKQVKMSTRKATFVTVDELLSEVGQDVVRFFFLMRKADSQLEFDLGLATQQSQENPVYYVQYAHARVCSILRQAEERGLPLGEIADARLDLLVESEELDLLKEMAAYPELVQSAAYDLAPHRIIFYLQDLAGKFHSYYNKHRVISEDQALTQVRLWLINGLRMSLRNGLVLIGVKAPETM
- a CDS encoding N-acetyltransferase, producing MIRNATMGDIKEIHSLLSHFAAQGQLLGRALSALYDQLRDFKVFVAHDQAATTGVSSGIVAGSAALHVCWENLAEIRSLAVLERFQGQDIGTSLVRSCLDEADTLGITKVFTLTYQPGFFKKLGFHEIDKNELPHKVWSDCINCPKFPDCNETALVWQR